In candidate division KSB1 bacterium, the following proteins share a genomic window:
- the fliJ gene encoding flagellar export protein FliJ translates to MKPFRFRLQKLLRLREAREEQRLSKFGAQQRILDSERTKLGLFEGEALNQLHEMSVVVARPFRAWMHGANDKYLGRLQRVIDFQRDQTRQQEFKVEQSRQEYLKAKQETGALEKLREHQLENWRVEERLDEQKVLDDTRALREPGGE, encoded by the coding sequence ATGAAGCCCTTCCGCTTTCGCCTACAGAAACTCCTGAGGCTGCGGGAGGCCCGCGAAGAGCAGCGCCTGTCAAAGTTCGGCGCGCAACAGCGGATCCTGGATTCGGAACGGACGAAATTGGGGCTGTTCGAGGGCGAAGCGCTGAATCAACTCCATGAGATGTCAGTCGTCGTTGCCCGGCCGTTTCGAGCCTGGATGCATGGCGCGAACGACAAATATCTTGGTCGCTTGCAGCGAGTCATCGACTTTCAGCGTGACCAGACACGCCAGCAGGAGTTCAAAGTCGAGCAGTCGCGCCAAGAGTACTTGAAGGCGAAGCAAGAGACTGGCGCGCTGGAAAAGCTGCGTGAGCATCAGCTCGAAAATTGGCGAGTGGAAGAACGCTTGGATGAACAAAAGGTCCTGGACGATACCCGGGCTTTGCGCGAGCCGGGAGGTGAATAA
- the fliG gene encoding flagellar motor switch protein FliG: protein MTPKSSDTKRLSNMQKAAVLMISIGTEASAAIYKNLQDDEIEDITREVVNIRNIESDSVHEVIEEFYQMMKVQDFVAVGGLGYAEEVLVKSLGAEKAHEILRRVERLMKVKGFNILKNVDANQLLAFIQKEHPQTIAFVLTQLSPNQASTILMDLPPELQSEVMLRYATMERVAPETISSVEAVLESRIDFSQSTSKLGGVRAAAEVLNMIGQSAERTILSKINEQAPELATSIKNLMFVFEDIVTLDDRSIQRVLKEVDNKDLALALKHVSPEVKKRILANLSQRASQMITEEIEYMGPVRLKEVEVAQQKVVDVVRQLEESGQVVIVGGAKAEEMVE, encoded by the coding sequence ATGACTCCGAAAAGCAGCGACACTAAGCGGCTCAGCAATATGCAGAAGGCCGCGGTCCTGATGATCTCCATCGGAACCGAAGCCTCAGCCGCGATTTACAAGAATCTGCAAGACGACGAGATTGAGGATATCACGCGCGAAGTCGTGAATATCCGAAATATCGAGTCCGACTCCGTGCATGAGGTCATCGAGGAATTCTACCAGATGATGAAGGTCCAGGACTTCGTCGCGGTGGGCGGCCTGGGCTACGCCGAAGAGGTCCTCGTCAAGTCACTGGGCGCTGAAAAGGCCCATGAAATCCTGCGCCGGGTCGAACGACTGATGAAAGTAAAGGGCTTCAACATCCTCAAGAATGTTGACGCCAATCAACTGCTGGCTTTCATCCAGAAGGAGCATCCGCAAACCATCGCCTTCGTCTTAACACAGTTGAGCCCGAATCAGGCCTCGACGATCCTGATGGACTTGCCGCCGGAATTGCAGTCCGAAGTGATGCTGCGATACGCGACCATGGAGCGCGTCGCCCCCGAGACGATTTCGTCCGTCGAAGCCGTCCTCGAGTCGCGCATCGACTTCTCGCAGTCCACGAGCAAGCTCGGAGGCGTGCGCGCGGCCGCGGAAGTGCTGAACATGATCGGACAGTCCGCCGAACGAACGATTCTCTCCAAGATCAACGAACAGGCGCCGGAGCTGGCAACCTCCATCAAGAACCTGATGTTCGTCTTCGAGGACATTGTGACCCTCGACGACCGCTCGATTCAGCGCGTGCTGAAAGAAGTTGACAACAAGGATCTCGCGCTGGCACTCAAACACGTCAGCCCGGAAGTCAAGAAGCGCATCCTGGCGAATCTGTCCCAGCGCGCCTCTCAGATGATTACTGAGGAAATTGAATACATGGGCCCCGTTCGGTTGAAGGAAGTGGAAGTCGCGCAGCAGAAGGTCGTCGATGTCGTGCGGCAACTCGAGGAGTCCGGTCAAGTTGTTATCGTCGGCGGCGCGAAGGCCGAAGAGATGGTCGAATAG
- a CDS encoding FliI/YscN family ATPase — protein sequence MNEGFGANPKLASISRFARMGRVERVRGLIIESQGPRAAHGELCTLESDGRKWLAEVVGFNGTTTILMPLEDVQGLTPHATVRATGEPLTVALSPSLRGRVLNGLGLPMDGGPAIAAHERRPLLSEPPHPLRRNRVTSPLSVGVRAIDGLLTIGQGQRIGIFAGSGVGKSVLLGMMARYTEADVVVVGLVGERGREVREFIEKYLGPAGLKKTVVISETSDRWPILRIKAALVATTVAEYFRDQGLKVLFVMDSVTRVAHAMREVGLSLGEPPATRGYPPTVFATLPKLLERAGNSETGSITGIYTVLVDGDDHNEPVADTVRSILDGHLVLSRGLAAKNQYPAIDVLKSVSRVMPDIARPEQMSATHKLREWLAAYAEVEDLIAVGAYVRGGSKITDESIDRMPRIIEYLRQPPDQPAGYAASLAALQQLAKIG from the coding sequence ATGAACGAAGGGTTCGGCGCCAATCCGAAACTTGCGTCAATCTCGCGCTTTGCGCGCATGGGGCGCGTGGAGCGCGTGCGTGGCCTGATCATTGAATCCCAGGGGCCGCGGGCCGCGCATGGCGAGCTCTGCACGCTGGAGTCGGATGGCCGCAAGTGGCTGGCCGAAGTCGTGGGCTTCAATGGCACCACCACCATCTTGATGCCGCTGGAAGACGTTCAAGGACTGACGCCGCATGCCACGGTGAGAGCCACCGGCGAACCGCTAACGGTGGCGCTCTCGCCGAGCCTGCGCGGCAGAGTATTGAACGGTTTGGGGTTACCGATGGACGGCGGTCCGGCGATTGCGGCGCACGAACGTCGCCCGTTGCTGAGCGAGCCGCCTCACCCGCTGCGGCGCAATCGCGTGACCAGTCCGTTGAGTGTCGGTGTCCGTGCAATCGACGGACTGTTGACGATCGGTCAGGGACAGCGTATTGGCATTTTCGCCGGGAGCGGCGTCGGCAAGAGCGTACTGCTTGGCATGATGGCACGGTACACGGAAGCCGATGTCGTCGTCGTGGGGCTGGTCGGCGAACGCGGCCGCGAAGTGCGCGAGTTCATTGAGAAGTATCTCGGTCCCGCGGGTTTGAAGAAGACCGTTGTCATCAGCGAAACTTCCGATCGTTGGCCGATCCTGCGAATCAAGGCCGCATTGGTGGCGACCACCGTGGCCGAGTACTTTCGCGATCAAGGGCTCAAGGTGTTGTTCGTAATGGATAGCGTCACGCGGGTCGCACACGCCATGCGGGAAGTCGGTCTCTCACTGGGCGAACCCCCCGCGACACGCGGCTATCCGCCGACGGTATTCGCGACGCTGCCGAAACTGCTCGAACGCGCCGGCAACTCTGAAACGGGCAGCATCACCGGTATCTACACCGTCCTCGTTGACGGCGATGATCACAATGAGCCGGTGGCCGATACCGTGCGGAGCATTCTCGACGGACATCTCGTGCTATCCCGGGGATTGGCCGCCAAGAACCAGTATCCGGCCATCGACGTATTGAAGAGCGTGAGTCGCGTGATGCCGGACATCGCACGGCCCGAGCAAATGTCCGCGACGCACAAACTGCGGGAGTGGCTGGCCGCCTACGCGGAAGTCGAGGACTTGATCGCCGTGGGGGCTTACGTCCGGGGCGGCAGCAAGATCACGGACGAATCGATCGACCGGATGCCGCGGATCATCGAATACTTGCGGCAACCACCCGACCAGCCGGCGGGCTATGCGGCGAGTCTGGCGGCGCTGCAACAGCTCGCGAAGATCGGATGA